GCAGAAAAGAAATTCTCAGGGAGGTCATGAGGACATCCTCAAGACGCCTCACACTGTCCCCTGAGGACATAGGTAAGGGCCCCCAGGAAGTCGAGGGGGAACCTTAGGAACCCTGGGGAGATGAATGAAGAAAAGGTTGTCTCAACCTGCTGTGCCCCCCAGGAAGCAGGTGGCCCTGACCTTGAGCAGCAGCTGGTACTTCATGATCCTCTGCACTGGTTTGATGAGGAGGTCGTTGAGCTGCAGGCGGTGCCCCAGCTGCTGCCGGAGCTCCTGGGGACAGGGACAGATGGGGTGGTTTTGCAGCCTGGAAAGCCCACTGGTACTGATGATTCTGTCCCCCTTTCCCCAAGGTATCTCAGCCACTGACCTCAAAATAGCTGTCCCCAAATTCTGATACCACATGCTCTGATTTGGGCTTATTCTGACAGTACACCACGTACATATGCAGCCGGCGCTCCTAACAGGGGTAAATTTTAAGAAAGAGTCGAGGCAGTGAGGCCGGATCCACTCCCAAGCCCCTCCCCTTCTGGACACCACGCCCTCAAGCCTCACGTGTTTGATGAATAGCTGAGCCAGCCAATCAGGATCCTTCAAACAGCGCTGTAACTCCCGCAGGAAATAGCTGGAGGGGTAGACAGGGAAAGGCAGGTCAAATACCCCATCCCAGGCAAGTTAGAGCTGTCTGCCCCGTAGTGTTCCCCGGGAAGTCTGTCCAAACATTCCTCAGGCCACAGTGGGCCCATGGGAGGACACAGAGACCACCAGACATATGCCCCTCCCCCTTGCTCTCAGGGGATCCATCACTTACTCTCGATGCCACTCATAAATTTGCTGGATGTTCCCAAACACAATCCTGTCACGACCTCGAAGATTCTCGGGTACCCCCTGAGCAGCCATGGTGGCCATATAACCCTGTGGGAAGGTGGGAAGGGAGCACGCGTGTGCTTGTAGGGCTCGTCCCAGTGGGAACCTCAAAAAGTCCAGGAAGTCTGGGAGACTGGGAAGGTGGGACAGAGGAGCAACGAAGCACCTCCTAACATAGCCCTGGGAAGAGGGAAAGGGCTGGGCCAGGGctggaaagggaaaagggaactACCTCCACAATCTGCCCCAAGTCGTCCACATACATTTTCTCTGTCTCTACCAGTTCACTCAGGACGTACCTGGGAAGAGAACAGGTTTAGCCACTTCCTCTCTCCTGGACTAAAAGCCCCTTCATTACCACGGCCAACCTCAGAGGAAATCCCAAGTCTCAAATCTAAAATGTGAGAGACAGTCCTCTGCAAGTTGTGTGATTGGAGGGTGGAGGTCAGGGAGAGAGAGTGTGTAGACacttacatactcctttccagagCCTTCTTCTtctgttcctcttcactctcAGGGGCTTGGGACAAAGTCTCCTCTTCAGGGGGCTGGAAGGAAGAACATCTGAGTAAGCAAATGGATGACCCTTGGGTGAGGGAAGCCACCCCAGACTTATTTCttcatgtgtgctaagtttctaagtcatgtccaactctttgcaaccccatggaccatagccccctaggctcctctatccatgggattttccaggcaagaatactggagtgggttgccattttcttctccaggagatccacccgacccagggatcctacCCGCaacttctctgtgtctcctgcattggcaggcagattctttatcactgagctatctgggaagcccttatttcttCATACCTGTGTCTTATCCCCAGGGCCCCCCAACAATGTGGTCAGCAGGTTCAGTTCTGGCAGCTCCTCTCCTGTGGCTAGGGCTGGTTCCAGCATCCAGTTCTAGGGGCCAAATGTCAAGTCTCAAAGGTCAGGGACAATAGCTGTGTCTCCCCATGACCAGTGGCACCCAACCTGCCCTCTCCCAGCGTTCTTCATGGATGTCTTCCGTGCTTCTGTGGTGCTCCCTGCTCACCTCATATGGTCCAGCCCGGCCACTGTCTGCCTCAGTCTCCACACTGAGACAATGTTTGGAATGATCCAACCATCTTCTCAGGCCACTGACTGGCCGTGGGGGGCCCGGGGAACAGGGGCCAGAGCTGAGACCAGAGCTGGGGCCAGAGGGGGCAGCCAGACCCGAGGCAGCTGAAGCTGAGATACTCCCCTCACTGCCAGCAATGGAGTACGACtctgatggggtggggtggggtggggggagaaagggAATGACAGATGTTGCTTCAGCTCTAGATTCAGGGTCCCCAGGGAGCTCCCAGAATCTCCATTCTGTGATACTCAGCCCCTCTCCCCCAGGGCTCACTCTCTTGCCATCCTCATTTGACTTGGCCAGGAAGAAAATTTCACCAGGGCACCCTTGGGACGAAGGACAGTAAACACCTGGCTCCCTAGGCCTGGCACCCCCAGTTACATGTGGAGGTTCCTTCATATCTGAGCATGGCAGTGGGGGCAGCCATCGGGGCAGCCATCTGGGCATACACTGGAAGCTGGGGGTGGCCATCTGCTCTCCTATAACCCTCCCCCTTGCAATGGGTACAGACCATTCTCtgagaaaggggggaaaaaaagagctaagAGCCCATCTGCCACCCCCAGACCCCTCCTCCACCAATTGCAGTAATCACTATGAAAAGGAGACTTCTGAAGCCCACCTCCCCAGCTTAAGCACAAACCCAACAGGGGGGCAACTGAGGAGAGCTCATCAGAGTTATCCTTGGCCTgggctcagggacagaggagctgagaTTTGTCAAAGAGCTCCTGGTAGCCCCCTCATCCCTCATTCTTCCACCCCACTGTCCCTCTACAGACCTTAAGTAGATTTTCAGCAAAAGGATTTGAGGGAAGATGTGGTTATAGGCCTAAGGGAACTGTGAATGGGTTCTTCTCCTACTCAGTTGAGAGAAGTCCCTTGCCCCTTCCCCAATTTCCTTAACTTGAACTGATAGAAATGAAGGCAGAGGGGAATCTTTGAGATCAGCTATTAAGTCAGTCTCCTGGAAAAGACAGGTATAGTCTCCAGCCTCTAAATCCCTAGGGCCGGGACAAACAAAAGTCCTGAACCCCTCAACCCGCCCCCTACTCAACACTGAGCCCTTTCGACCTTACACTCACCACGTCCCCCCCGGGCGAAGCAGCAGCCGCATTTTGCCAGCACTTTTCGGATCACATGGGGACAGGCACAGCGACCCTCCTTTTGCCCCCCCCGCATGGCGCCCGGGCCCCCCCGCACCTCCCACCCGGGCCGGCCATGCAGGGGGAATCACGGGGGGCGGGGACGGCGCAGGGTGCACACCCCCCTCCCTCCTACCCCGCTCCAGGCTGGGAGAGGGGGGGAGAGAGGGAATAGAGAGCGGGGGTCCAGGGGTAGGCGGAAGTCTGGTCTGGAAGAGGGCTGGGGGCTCTGCAGAGAGAGCGGCGCGGGGCCCGGCAGCTGAACTGGGCGGGGAGGGTTTCCGGAGCCGGTGCGGGGCCCAGGGTGGTCCAGATGTCcagcggggaggggagggatggtgGAGGAAGCTGGGCCGGGATGCTGCAGCCGCTCCCGCTCCGTCTCCGGCCTCTTGGATTGGGGGTGGTTCTAGGCCCGGGCAGAGGAGGAGGCGGGGGCCGACTCCCCGAGTCACTGGCGCGGCGCGGGTCCTGGCCGAGCGGCGAGCGGAATAACAGGCCCCGCCGCCCGGCCGCCGCGGGGAGGGGCCTCCGCAGCCCAGCTCCGCCCTCTCCCTCTGGTTCCCCCTTCAGCCGaacccccccccctcccccaggcaccACCACGTTCCCATTTCGCGTCCCCAGCGCCTCCGCCCCTCCCCTCTAGCCGGGGCTCCCCAGCCCCCGGGTTCCCCCTCCCTCCCGCATCTCCAGCTCCGGCTGCGGAGCACTGGGGTGGGGGTTGAGCCCCGCGGCGGGGCCTGCCAGGGTCGCCCCTCGGCCTCTGCAGCAGAGAAGGGCGCAGCGGATGGGGCCTTGGCCTGCGCGAAGATGTCCCGGGGTTGGGACTGTCCTAAGCCGCGCAGGGGGAGGGAGGGCGGGGGGCAAGGTCCCCCAGTAGAGGGTGCATGAATGGGGAGCTCTTTGTGGGGAACACAGCCCAGGTGCCGCCCTCTCGCCGGACCCTTCTTTCCTCCAGGCCCCGGGACTCCAGCTGAGGCTAATCACCAATTAAGGCGAAGTCCTGGAGACTGGGCTGGCGAGGGGCCAGGGGTGGGGCGCGGGGACACTCCGCCAGCGGGGCTCGGGACCCGCTGAGGTGGAGGACTCACAGCCGACTAGAGGGCGAGAAGAAGCGTGGAGGTCTCAACGTTTCTATGAGTCTCATGCAAATTAGATGCGAACCTTTATGCTAATATGAACAGCATATTTTTTAATTCGCCACTTTGCGCAGGATGGCAAACTGggcgccaccccacccccagcttcttACCGAGCAGAGGAACCCAGGCGGGGACCTCACGATCGCTCTCCCCTCTCTGATCCCCCTCCGTACAGTTAGATCCTGGCTCGGTACTCCCCGGCCCTAGGGGGCTTCTCTTCGAGGGCTGCGGGTATAGAGCAGTCGTAAGGAACCCGCCCTCCACGCCCAGCCTCCACCTCCCGCTTCCCCTTCTGTCAAAATCCACTCTTTACAAAAGGGTCGCCGAGGCTAGGGTGGAGAGAGCAGTTAGTTCACCCAAAAACGTGCCTACGGTCCTCTTAATGGAACTCTTGAATTCCTGCGACTACTCCGCAGAATTCTTGTCTGCGGGTATATTGAGTTGTGGGATGCAGCCGTCCTGAAGCCCGCTAAAGACCCCGACCCCACCTTGGTCTCCCTTCTTACCCCCTCCTGCCCGGGTAGGGCGCATGCGCGCAGCATGCCCCCCATGACCCCCAGTATCCGGTCAGTGCGGCCAGGGCCAGGGCGATCCGGGGGCTTCATGCTGGACCCCTACCCTCCTCCAAGTTCCAGAGCCGAGGGGGCACGGAAGCTGGGGGGCTCTGAGGCCTGCGTGCGTCCGGGGAGTTGCCGCCGCCGAATCCGCCCCCCTGCCCGGCTCCGCCCCTACTCCCACCCCAGCCAAACTTTTCTAAAGGGGTAGGGTTGTCGCTTTCTCTACAACCGACTTTCAACAACAAACCAACCCCTCTTAATCCCAACTCCTCCGTCGAAGCACGATCCAGGGCTTCGCTGTGTTATCCTGGAGCCCACTAAGTGCGTGCCGCTGTCCCAGGCCCGCCGGAGGCAGGCAGCCTGGCGAGGCTCACAGGGGATTCCCCTTCACCGCCCCCACCCCTTCTCAGCTGGTCCAGCCCCCgcaccccacccctaccccggCCCCTGCCCCGGCCCACAGAACAGAAGGGGCGCGGCATAGAGAGTtgcatattttactttatttttattaaattaaaagctACAGTCTGGCGGCGATTCCAGAACGGGATTAGGAGGCTCCTTATAGGGGGCAGAGAAGAGCGGGAGAAAGactgacagagacagagacacaggagaGAAAGGACAAGGCTAAGGTAGAAGGGGGAATTGATTTGAAGAACACACGCAGCCGGCTCCAGGGTTGCTTACAGCAGCCTGATCCCTCTCCCTGCCAGAAGTTTAGCAGGGGAGCAGTGTGTGGGGGTGGAAGGTTCAAGAGaccctcccttcccacccaggtCCTTTCTCAGCAGAGTCACTGGAGCACAGCACATACCAGAAAAAGCCAAGGGCAATGGAGGGGGCAGGGCGGCTGGGAGTATGTACACGCGGAGGAGTGGAGCAGAGCCCGGGACAGCGCCTCTGCCAGAAGGGAGTGGCTCACACTGCACTGAAGCACTCGGCCAgtggggggctggggaagggatcACCCTCTGCAAACTCCTTCCCTGGTCAGACAGTCCCCTACTAGAGTGGTGAggggggcagagggagagagaacagaGGCTTCCTTTGGGTCCTACTGGAGAACAGCAGGGGCTTCCCGAAGGGGCTGTCCTTCAGTCATCAGTGATGCCCTTGGCTCTCAGCTCCTCCTGCACCCGGGTCAGGTAGGTGGGGTCCGGGTACCCAAACCTGGGAGCAAAGAGAAATGAGGGTCAGGGTTAGCCCGTCAGGCTTACTCATATTACCCCCATTCTCACCCTCATTCTGGTGCCCCACTCTagcccctccccaccttccttaAGGTTATCCAAACCCAAGATAACTGAGCCCAATTCTGCTGATATTTGTAGGTTAAGCTGGGCACATCAGGACCAGGATGATTACAGGAGACACTGGGATGGACAAGATGGTTGAATAGTTTGGGGGTGGTCCTCTCCAGTTAGGAGGCTCCCACAGAGAAGGGGTTCCCTCTGTTGAAATGGGGAGAAGGGGTAGAGCcaagagaagggaagaaggaatgtCGCACAGCTGTGGTCCCCCTGTGCAGCTGGTCTTGTGGTGGATGTCGTTCCAAGTGATGACATTCGGTCTCCCTGTGGTCATGGAGGTGCCAATAGTGAAGGTGAGACGCTGGTCAAACGCCTTGCGGAACAGGGTCAGCACCTTGTTGCCCTCGGGGCAGTCCGGGAGGTAGGCCACCCGAGTGGTGCCAGGATACCGAACTCCTGGGTTTGGGTGTTCAGCCTGGGGGAATGGGGAGGCAGAATGAGCAGCTGTGCATCTTAAGGCCCATGGAGGGTCGTGGTGGCCAGCCTTCTGGCTGTGCACCCCCAGCTAAGGCTGCTGGGGCAGTGATAGCCTTCCACGGAAGGACCAGCTCTAGGGTCTGGGCACCAGAAGCCTGTTTCCAGACAAAATTCTCATCATTCAGAGGTTCTTTCTGCTCTCCCAATCCCGCAAGCAACAAATGGATTCTCGAAACTGAGGGGAGGTAAGCTGGCCCTTACTCTCCAGATAGCTCAGCAGAAATGTAAAGACAGAATCATTTATCTTtcagctttcccttctccacctgaAAGCACTCCCAGTGCATTTTCCACTGTCTAACCTGTtccatttttgtatttctctCCTTCAGAACTCCCTCATCTTCCTGCAAACCAGAACTGGACATTACTCTTTGTCAAGCAGGAAAAGACACCTGTAGGCTCTTGACCACTCCTTTTTAACCTTCGACTGTCAACAAAATTTTCTGTCTCATAAATTTGAAATGGAGTTAACACTCCCAGCACTGTTGAGGGGAGGTCAGACTTTTCCCACTGTGCTGGTCTGCACCTGAGCCGCCATCCTCAGACTTCACCTTTGCTGACAATAGCTGTCAACATCCAAGTTCTTCAAGGAAACAGAATTCGATTCCTTTCTTTCATACCTGATTTTCATGGGTGCCTTGGGGTCGTGGGGATGGAAAAGCTAGGCTTCAAGGGGGCCTCTTGCTCCAGGGCACTGAGCTGAGCAGGAAGGCATCCCAGGAGACAGCACGACTATATCACATCTAACAACCATACTCCCCTCGCACCCAGTTTTCCTAAATCAGAGAACAAGGAGCCTGGGGAAACCAAAGGGTAAGGGCAGCCATAGTCTTCTTACCCCCTGGACACCGGGCGGGAAGACGTACTGGATGACGATGGTGCCGTACTTCTCATAGCTGGGTAGCAGGAGTGTGGCATCTTTAGAGACCAGCATCCGCCCATTCTGGGGCTGGTTGCCCACCAGCTGCCCATAGAAACGGCCACACATGGGGCAGGCCTTCTTCACCTGCAGGGCCCGGGTGATGCAGCCCTCGCAGAACGAGTGCCGGCACTTCTCCAACGTCTTGGCATTCTGGATCTCTCCCAGACAGATGGGGCAGGTGCTCTCCTGCTCTTCTGTCTCTTCCCGAAggcggggaggaaggggagggggcagcggaggaggaggtgggggaagccCCCGGGCCCCTGGGGGCAGGAGTGGGGCTGCTCGGAGAGGGGGCGGGCCTGGGCGGTGCAGCTCAGGgtgctcccctccaccccccaaagCCAGGCAGCCCATAAGCTCCCCCTGCCTCTGAGCTTTCTTGAGCTCTTTTTCTGCCTCCTTGAGCAGCCCCTTGAGAGCCTTCCTGGCCAGGTAGAGCCCATtgggaggagctgggggagggcccTGAGGGGAAAGCTGGAGAACGTAGATGTCAGAAGTCTCGCCGTCTATGAGAATGGACACGTGGTGCTCCTCCCGAAGCCGGGCCAGCCGGGCAGGGGTCTCCTTGCTCAAGAAGTCCCAAACAGGCTTGGAGACAGTCACTTTGTTCTTGCAGTTGCCTCCACAGGCTGCCATTCTGGACAGGACGAACGACACTGCCCCCAGGGTAAAAGGGACTCAGGGTGGGGgggtccccatttcacagatatcAGTGCCTCCTACTTCCCATTCCTTTCCAGTCCTATATTACCTCTACTCTCTCAGAGCCCAACCCCCAACTCCTCCCCCAAGTTCACGTTCTAGTTCCTCCCATCTTTCAAACTCCAGCACCCCCTGAAGTGCTCAGCAAGAGAGCTGCTCTAACTTTATTATTATCATCTAAGGTAAGCATCAGTCTTGGTTCTCCTACACTCCTCCCTAGAGCACAGAAGCATCCTGGCCCTCCCCAACTCTGGACTGGGTTCTGTAAAAGGAAAGGAGATTTCGACCCTCCTTTTTGCTCACTTTGATCCTGAAGAGCTTAGAATTGGCATGCAGGCGCTGTCTGTCCCCACTCCCTACTTGTAGGTTGTGTGACCTGGTGGGTGGAAAGGGAAAGGAGTGGAAAACCCCTTCTCCCATTCCCACATGCCCCCACCCAGCAGCCCACGAGACAGACAGAACCTGGGGGTAAATCTCCTGGGAATGGGATTACTAGAACATGGAATGAAGGAAACCAATTTAAGGGTGAAAGTTGAAGTTTCCATGAAAGGCAgatacctggaaagcccatggacggTGACAGCAGAATTCCCTCTGTTTCCACATTCAGCTGACCAGGACtaggggaggcggggagggaggaaggaggggttAGGATGACAAACATTACCGTTTCCCCCAGTCAGCCcagaagcaaacaaaaactcCTCCTTCAATTTCCTCTCCCTGTCTTTTGCAGAATTTCATCCCTAGCCTCTGGCCAAGTTCCTAAAGAACGAACTTCAACAAGCTAACTTTCCTCTTCCTCAACTCTGGGGCTCTTAAGAAAGCTTAGGGACACAGATTAGAGAAGTCTGGAAGgaaaaagcccacacacagaGAGGTCTGTTTTGCCACCTCCCTCAGATCACAAGGACAAGAATATCTCCTTTGCTCCCCAGCTTCTCGCCCTGCTCCACATTTTGCCAATAATTCAGCTCCTAGTGCTAGGGTGCCTTCCTTAAGCTTTAACCCAGTCCCTTCTGCTGGAGTCTGTTTGGAATGCGGACCAAGTGGCAGAAGCCCCTGCAATAACAAAGTTCTTGCTGTCACCTTTTAGACCCAGCACACGAAGTCCAGGCCTGTCAGCAACCTAGGCTGCATTTCAGGAGGGGTGGAGCTCACGCAGGTGATCCACTGGAGCACCCTGATattctccaccaccaccactccctccctgccccagtcTTGCTGTGTTCAGCTACAGAATTATCCCTACAACACCTCCAAATTCGGCCCAAATAGAAAGAAGGGCCATTAGTGTGACCTCAATTCCTTGACTGATCCAAAAGGGAGCAGCTCTCCGTTTGTGCCTCCTTCCCAGTCCCCTCAAGGCCAGATGCACCTCAAGATTCA
This window of the Bos taurus isolate L1 Dominette 01449 registration number 42190680 breed Hereford chromosome 5, ARS-UCD2.0, whole genome shotgun sequence genome carries:
- the ARHGEF25 gene encoding rho guanine nucleotide exchange factor 25 isoform X2 — encoded protein: MKPPDRPGPGRTDRILGVMGGMLRACALPGQEGPSKRSPLGPGSTEPGSNCTEGDQRGESDREVPAWVPLLESYSIAGSEGSISASAASGLAAPSGPSSGLSSGPCSPGPPRPVSGLRRWLDHSKHCLSVETEADSGRAGPYENWMLEPALATGEELPELNLLTTLLGGPGDKTQPPEEETLSQAPESEEEQKKKALERSMYVLSELVETEKMYVDDLGQIVEGYMATMAAQGVPENLRGRDRIVFGNIQQIYEWHRDYFLRELQRCLKDPDWLAQLFIKHERRLHMYVVYCQNKPKSEHVVSEFGDSYFEELRQQLGHRLQLNDLLIKPVQRIMKYQLLLKDFLKYYRRAGMDTEELEQAVEVMCFVPKRCNDMMTLGRLRGFEGKLTAQGKLLGQDTFWVTEPEAGGLLSSRGRERRVFLFEQIIIFSEALGGGVRGGAQPGYVYKNSIKRARGWDPALRPAGCRPCDQSGLDQASGPDPGKPAGLSQCAAVTH
- the DTX3 gene encoding probable E3 ubiquitin-protein ligase DTX3 isoform X1 — protein: MPILSSSGSKMAACGGNCKNKVTVSKPVWDFLSKETPARLARLREEHHVSILIDGETSDIYVLQLSPQGPPPAPPNGLYLARKALKGLLKEAEKELKKAQRQGELMGCLALGGGGEHPELHRPGPPPLRAAPLLPPGARGLPPPPPPLPPPLPPRLREETEEQESTCPICLGEIQNAKTLEKCRHSFCEGCITRALQVKKACPMCGRFYGQLVGNQPQNGRMLVSKDATLLLPSYEKYGTIVIQYVFPPGVQGAEHPNPGVRYPGTTRVAYLPDCPEGNKVLTLFRKAFDQRLTFTIGTSMTTGRPNVITWNDIHHKTSCTGGPQLFGYPDPTYLTRVQEELRAKGITDD
- the ARHGEF25 gene encoding rho guanine nucleotide exchange factor 25 isoform X1 — encoded protein: MRGGQKEGRCACPHVIRKVLAKCGCCFARGGRESYSIAGSEGSISASAASGLAAPSGPSSGLSSGPCSPGPPRPVSGLRRWLDHSKHCLSVETEADSGRAGPYENWMLEPALATGEELPELNLLTTLLGGPGDKTQPPEEETLSQAPESEEEQKKKALERSMYVLSELVETEKMYVDDLGQIVEGYMATMAAQGVPENLRGRDRIVFGNIQQIYEWHRDYFLRELQRCLKDPDWLAQLFIKHERRLHMYVVYCQNKPKSEHVVSEFGDSYFEELRQQLGHRLQLNDLLIKPVQRIMKYQLLLKDFLKYYRRAGMDTEELEQAVEVMCFVPKRCNDMMTLGRLRGFEGKLTAQGKLLGQDTFWVTEPEAGGLLSSRGRERRVFLFEQIIIFSEALGGGVRGGAQPGYVYKNSIKVSCLGLEANLQGDPCRFALTSRGPEGGIQRYVLQAADPAISQAWIKQVAQILESQRDFLNALQSPIEYQRRESQTNSLGRPGGPGVGSPGRIRPGDRAQLSTHTPINGSLPSLLLSPKGEVARAPLRLDTQAPSAIPQAPHDSPPVPPIPDTPPCQARLAKLDEDEL
- the DTX3 gene encoding probable E3 ubiquitin-protein ligase DTX3 isoform X2 — protein: MSFVLSRMAACGGNCKNKVTVSKPVWDFLSKETPARLARLREEHHVSILIDGETSDIYVLQLSPQGPPPAPPNGLYLARKALKGLLKEAEKELKKAQRQGELMGCLALGGGGEHPELHRPGPPPLRAAPLLPPGARGLPPPPPPLPPPLPPRLREETEEQESTCPICLGEIQNAKTLEKCRHSFCEGCITRALQVKKACPMCGRFYGQLVGNQPQNGRMLVSKDATLLLPSYEKYGTIVIQYVFPPGVQGAEHPNPGVRYPGTTRVAYLPDCPEGNKVLTLFRKAFDQRLTFTIGTSMTTGRPNVITWNDIHHKTSCTGGPQLFGYPDPTYLTRVQEELRAKGITDD
- the ARHGEF25 gene encoding rho guanine nucleotide exchange factor 25, which translates into the protein MKPPDRPGPGRTDRILGVMGGMLRACALPGQEGPSKRSPLGPGSTEPGSNCTEGDQRGESDREVPAWVPLLESYSIAGSEGSISASAASGLAAPSGPSSGLSSGPCSPGPPRPVSGLRRWLDHSKHCLSVETEADSGRAGPYENWMLEPALATGEELPELNLLTTLLGGPGDKTQPPEEETLSQAPESEEEQKKKALERSMYVLSELVETEKMYVDDLGQIVEGYMATMAAQGVPENLRGRDRIVFGNIQQIYEWHRDYFLRELQRCLKDPDWLAQLFIKHERRLHMYVVYCQNKPKSEHVVSEFGDSYFEELRQQLGHRLQLNDLLIKPVQRIMKYQLLLKDFLKYYRRAGMDTEELEQAVEVMCFVPKRCNDMMTLGRLRGFEGKLTAQGKLLGQDTFWVTEPEAGGLLSSRGRERRVFLFEQIIIFSEALGGGVRGGAQPGYVYKNSIKVSCLGLEANLQGDPCRFALTSRGPEGGIQRYVLQAADPAISQAWIKQVAQILESQRDFLNALQSPIEYQRRESQTNSLGRPGGPGVGSPGRIRPGDRAQLSTHTPINGSLPSLLLSPKGEVARAPLRLDTQAPSAIPQAPHDSPPVPPIPDTPPCQARLAKLDEDEL